A window from Triticum aestivum cultivar Chinese Spring chromosome 6D, IWGSC CS RefSeq v2.1, whole genome shotgun sequence encodes these proteins:
- the LOC123146201 gene encoding protein FAR1-RELATED SEQUENCE 7, protein MEEYLAAYTAKEDPATPAQPAVQTASALPARAAGGHAQQVPAAAAAPPTSSRVVAKSNNSSAKTPGSSSNKRVIYIVAGDDGSHVPILRKVQVYGEEGSKGYEKTPAPACNVVKQARLDAGKQPVRRPRIQLLSNNREERSAELMDDNAEAAIALQVKLERSASYVDRSLQLQTTEEHDVMEIDDISSDDTGSESDSDSSSGSESEKEEGRFFYPAPEALGTVKAPQVGMKFPTLEDAHEYYNTYALQTGFVVVRGRNYKRQRFQLDCNRNRKVKLVEDLNLKRKRKKNVIEKTNCQAKIIVKLIKGEWVIAAVQNEHNHPLSPSRSFTRFLTSQKHMSPEERSFSRVLQQSRVPPGEILKILRRMSAFFRELPSKEKQALILQSAEQWRKANLDVEKTLNHFEELQLQDPCFFYTVQKDEDSMLRSIFWTDARSRMDYEIFGDFVSFDTTFSTNRHNMPFVPITGMNNRGRTIVLGCALLQDRKAETYKWMLQTFLQEMGGGQMPKSVITSQDEAMSKAIAEVMPQARHRFCRWNGKAQEKMAAFVAARGNMKAELDILVDNSLTETEFEQGWSALIQRHDASENEYLQLLWEMRKTWAPVYFMQDFFPFVVSARGSQGAFSLFKENVLPKDKIENLIEKYEEMQDKIKKTDEEDALEAATEPSCFSLQPIERHASRVYTRQIFLKVQKELLHSTAFKVQEIERGALYRLDKASNYENPEYDRDSFEVSVESGVTDTYTCQCAKFARDGILCCHVFRLFTQFGIDEIPEKYIVARWTDGFREEQLERREEGRLVAAARREEDAARYAALMSKAAGIGREICGDGAKCDAFMLELDRIREKMATMVMANDHV, encoded by the exons ATGGAGGAGTATCTAGCTGCTTACACG GCGAAAGAAGATCCCGCAACTCCGGCGCAGCCGGCTGTTCAGACGGCCAGTGCGCTGCCGGCGCGGGCAGCAGGTGGCCACGCGCAGCAGGTGCCAGCAGCCGCTGCTGCTCCTCCGACCAGTTCCAGAGTG GTTGCGAAGTCCAACAACAGTTCGGCGAAAACCCCCGGGAGCTCCTCGAACAAGAGAGTGATATACATTGTGGCTGGGGATGATGGCTCCCATGTGCCGATCCTGCGCAAAGTGCAGGTGTATGGAGAAGAG GGTAGTAAGGGATATGAGAAGACACCAGCACCTGCGTGCAACGTCGTTAAG CAAGCACGTCTGGATGCTGGCAAACAACCGGTGAGACGACCAAGGATACAACTGCTCAGCAACAACCGTGAG GAACGATCAGCAGAGCTCATGGATGACAATGCAGAAGCGGCAATTGCATTGCAAGTTAAACTGGAGAGAAGCGCCAGCTATGTGGACCGTTCACTGCAGCTGCAGACTACTGAAGAACATGATGTTATGGAAATCGATGACATTTCTAGCGACGATACAGGCAGTGAAAGTGATTCAGACAGCAGCTCTGGGAGTGAGTCAGAAAAGGAGGAAGGGAGGTTCTTCTATCCTGCCCCTGAGGCACTGGGCACTGTTAAAGCACCGCAAGTTGGAATGAAATTCCCAACCCTCGAAGATGCACACGAGTACTACAACACATATGCTCTCCAGACTGGTTTCGTGGTGGTCAGGGGAAGAAACTACAAGAGACAGAGGTTTCAGCTAGACTGCAACAGGAATCGCAAGGTAAAGCTAGTTGAGGACCTGaacctgaagaggaagaggaagaagaatgtcATAGAGAAGACAAATTGCCAGGCAAAGATCATCGTGAAGCTTATCAAGGGAGAGTGGGTGATCGCAGCAGTTCAGAATGAACATAACCATCCGTTATCTCCGAGCCGTTCGTTCACAAGATTCTTAACGAGCCAAAAACACATGTCACCTGAAGAGAGGTCATTCTCAAGAGTTCTTCAGCAAAGCAGGGTGCCTCCCGGAGAAATTCTCAAGATTTTAAGAAGAATGAGTGCCTTTTTTCGGGAATTGCCATCAAAGGAAAAACAGGCACTGATCTTGCAGTCTGCCGAACAATGGAGGAAAGCAAACTTAGATGTTGAAAAAACACTGAACCACTTCGAGGAACTGCAGCTCCAGGACCCATGTTTTTTCTATACCGTGCAAAAGGATGAAGACAGCATGCTTAGGAGCATTTTCTGGACTGATGCAAGGTCGAGGATGGATTATGAAATCTTTGGTGATTTCGTATCGTTTGATACCACCTTCAGCACAAATAGACACAACATGCCTTTTGTTCCTATCACTGGGATGAATAACCGTGGGAGAACAATCGTGTTAGGATGTGCCTTGCTGCAAGATCGGAAAGCTGAAACCTACAAATGGATGCTCCAGACGTTTCTGCAAGAGATGGGAGGAGGTCAAATGCCAAAATCAGTCATAACAAGCCAGGACGAAGCCATGTCGAAAGCAATAGCCGAGGTCATGCCACAAGCAAGGCACAGGTTCTGCAGATGGAATGGTAAAGCCCAGGAAAAGATGGCAGCCTTTGTGGCAGCAAGAGGCAACATGAAAGCAGAGCTGGACATCTTAGTTGACAATTCACTGACAGAGACGGAGTTCGAACAAGGATGGAGTGCACTCATTCAGAGACATGATGCAAGTGAAAACGAGTACCTACAGTTGCTGTGGGAGATGAGGAAAACCTGGGCTCCTGTTTATTTCATGCAAGATTTCTTCCCTTTTGTCGTTTCAGCCAGAGGCAGCCAGGGGGCATTCTCACTGTTCAAAGAGAACGTGCTTCCCAAGGACAAGATAGAGAATCTGATTGAAAAGTACGAGGAGATGCAAGATAAGATCAAAAAAACGGACGAGGAAGATGCACTGGAAGCGGCAACCGAGCCTTCGTGTTTCTCACTGCAGCCAATAGAAAGGCACGCATCACGTGTCTACACAAGGCAGATCTTCCTGAAGGTCCAGAAGGAGCTGCTCCACTCCACAGCGTTCAAGGTGCAGGAGATTGAAAGGGGCGCCCTGTACAGGCTGGACAAGGCCTCCAACTACGAGAACCCGGAGTACGACCGAGACTCCTTCGAGGTGTCGGTCGAGTCCGGCGTCACCGACACATACACGTGCCAGTGCGCCAAGTTCGCCAGGGACGGGATCCTCTGCTGCCACGTGTTCAGGCTCTTCACGCAGTTTGGCATCGACGAGATACCCGAGAAATACATCGTGGCCCGGTGGACCGACGGTTTCAGGGAGGAGCAGCTGGAGCGTCGTGAGGAGGGGcggttggtggcggcggcgcggcgcgaggagGATGCGGCGAGGTACGCGGCGCTGATGAGCAAGGCGGCCGGGATCGGGAGGGAGATCTGCGGCGACGGGGCCAAGTGCGACGCGTTCATGCTGGAGCTGGACAGGATCCGGGAGAAAATGGCGACGATGGTGATGGCGAACGATCACGTTTAG